A segment of the Williamwhitmania taraxaci genome:
AGCGCCGAGAGTCGGCTTTGTTGCTGCGAGAGTCGAAGCCAACTCTCTGAGTAACCTTTTAGATTCTCCGAGTGAGAAAATTGCCTCTCCGCGATACCTTTTTCCCTCTCCGGGTAGCAAATTTGCTTCTCCGAGTAGCATTTTTCCCTCTCCGGGTAGCAAATTTGCTTCTCCAACTAGCATTTTTCCCTCTCTCAGTAGCAAATTTGCTTCTCCGAGATACCTTTTTCTCACTCCGAGAAGCAAATTGCCTCCTAAAGAAGCAATTTGCCTCTCGGCCTAGCAATTTTCCTCTTCGAGAGGCAATTTAAAAAAGGACAAACAGCACAAGCGCGCAGCCATGTGCACAGCACAAAACGAAATCTCAGTTGTTTATATACAGAAAATGGACTTTTAGCTTTAAGCATTAACCAATTTCTTAGCATAAGCCCCAACATGCAAACAATAGTAACCGAACGAATCCTTTATAAAAAGGAGCCCCGACTGGCATTACGCTTTGCATACGATGCAGCCCTTGTAAAACTTGTAAAACAGGTGGACGATGCCCAGTGGAGCCAAACCCTGCGCCTATGGCATATCCCGCTGAGCGAGCAAGCCTACAACCAGCTGAAGCGGCTCACGCAAGAACATGCAACCCTCAGCAAAGGGGAAAACAGAATACCGCCCAAAGCAATACAAACACCCGTATCGCCGGAGGTTGCCGAGGCAATTACCGCATTTACCCGCTATATGGCACAGCGGAGGTATAGCGAAAGCACCATAGATACCTATAAGAATGCGCTCAAGCACTTTTTGCAGGTAACCAACAAACCCGTAGCCGAGATAACCAACACCGACCTTGAGCAGTTTAACCACAGCTACATTCTGGCCAACAGCTACAGCTTTTCCTACCAAAACCAGGTGGTAAACGCCGTGAAGCTATACTTCAAAACCTTTTACGGAAGCCGGTTTGATGTAGAAAAGGTAGAGCGACCCCGCCGCGAGCATAGGCTGCCCAACGTGCTTAGCAAGGAGGAGGTAAAGAAGATTCTAGAAGCACATGCCAACATTAAGCACCGCACCATGCTTAGCCTGATATACGCCTGCGGGCTGAGGCGAAGTGAGCTGCTGCACCTTAAGCCTGCCCATGTTGACAGCAAGCGGGGGGTATTAACCATCCGGAATGCCAAGGGGAACAAGGATAGGATAGTTCCCATTTCGGAGAGAGTGCTGGCCATGCTGAGGGAGTACTATAAAGCTTACCAACCCAAGGTATGGCTATTTGAAGGGCAGAGTAAGGGAGAGCAGTATAGCGAATATAGCCTACAAAGCGTGTTGAAGCAAGCCTTGACAAAGGCAAAGATATCCAAACCTGTAACGCTGCACTGGCTGCGGCACTCCTACGCCACTCATTTGCTAGAGTCCGGCACCGATTTGCGCTACATTCAGGAGTTGCTGGGGCATAAAAGCAGCAAGACAACCGAGATCTACACGCATGTAAGCATAACAGGCCTGAAAAAAATTCGTTCACCTTTTGATGCCATGTGATAAAGATTTATACATTTGTGTATTGTGTATGTTTTTCACACAATACATACCAATAGGGCATGTATTGTGTGATTTTATCACACATATAACCGAGTTAGGGGCAAGTGTAAGAAAACTACACAGCAGACAATTTGCTACTTAAAGACAGAAAAAGAAAAACGATATAATGAACAGCCAACGCACAAAACTGCACATTTGCAAGCCGACACACAAACCAACGCATTTGCAGCACATTTAATTTTGCCCAACCGCACCCAAAGCCCACCCACCACCCGACAAGTGGACAAGTGACAATTTGAGTGCAACTTTTGACAGAAACAGGGTTTTAAAACTTATCTTTACGACCTAATAAATTAACAAGAAAAAGGATAATGAATTTAATTGAGACGGGCATACAAAAGAAACTGATTAGGATTGATACCGAGAATGGTAGCATCACTTATATTCATCAAGATGTTAGACGGAATTACAACAATCCTGAAGAAAAAGTTCAAGCAGAAACATTTCTAAAACTCATACTTCACTATAATTATCCTGTTGTCCAAATCAAACAGTTTGTTTCGGTAAAGAAGTTTTCATCAACTGGCGAAGCTGACATCATTGTTTATGAGGACAAGGAACACAAAAAACCATACATAGTTGTAGAGTGTAAGAGTTCTGATGTTTCAGAATTTCAATTTACTGAAGCAGAAAAACAAGGTTGCGATTATGCAGTTTCGGAAGGAGCAAAATTTGTTTGGACAGCCAAAGGCAATAAAGACAGTTACTTTGAAATTCCAACAGTTAGACCAGCCGAAAGAGTTATCATTCCAGACATTCCACAATTTGGTGTTACATCACTTGCTCCATATAAATATGTAAAAGGTGGCATCAAACAAGACAGTTCAGGCAATATTCAAGAACCACTTGTAGAATATCAAAAGCAAAAATTTTTTG
Coding sequences within it:
- the xerA gene encoding site-specific tyrosine recombinase/integron integrase, translated to MQTIVTERILYKKEPRLALRFAYDAALVKLVKQVDDAQWSQTLRLWHIPLSEQAYNQLKRLTQEHATLSKGENRIPPKAIQTPVSPEVAEAITAFTRYMAQRRYSESTIDTYKNALKHFLQVTNKPVAEITNTDLEQFNHSYILANSYSFSYQNQVVNAVKLYFKTFYGSRFDVEKVERPRREHRLPNVLSKEEVKKILEAHANIKHRTMLSLIYACGLRRSELLHLKPAHVDSKRGVLTIRNAKGNKDRIVPISERVLAMLREYYKAYQPKVWLFEGQSKGEQYSEYSLQSVLKQALTKAKISKPVTLHWLRHSYATHLLESGTDLRYIQELLGHKSSKTTEIYTHVSITGLKKIRSPFDAM